The Opitutales bacterium ASA1 genome window below encodes:
- the guaB gene encoding IMP dehydrogenase, with amino-acid sequence MTQESIATGSVDADFYLSVDEFFRAQRGAALTFDDVSLATNFSDILPKDADLTTALSDSLALQIPIISSDMDTVTESRMATAMALNGGLGIVHYNLPLRQQIDEVARVKHHIHGLIQDPITVQPDWKVGDVLAMVEQKKYGFRTFPVVGTDGRLAGLLTGSAVKEVYRARLVSEAMTPRSSLRTVNHREIVKDPIQRAAQFFSEHIGITKMPVVDDEDHLRGLITLFDIEAILGESKSVRKASRDSSFRLVVGAAVAPLRKPSGELDRDRIIAHVGALVDEAVDAVAVSTAHGHTAGVGDMVRMIRDAFPNLTLIAGNVTSGDAVAYLAQCGANAVKVGQGPGSICTTRIVAGVGVPQLTALFTASRVAAKTGARIIADGGITKSGDIVKALTMADAVILGGMLAGCREAPGEIMEIRGKLYKQYRGMGSVSAMKAGSASRYGQDKTDTTRKLTAEGIEALKEVSGSVDNVLADLVGGLQSGMGYLGARRLAELRAKARFVRVTHAGMREAAPHDVIEVSTRKDD; translated from the coding sequence ATGACTCAGGAGTCAATTGCCACCGGCTCGGTCGACGCCGACTTCTATCTCTCCGTCGACGAGTTTTTCCGCGCCCAGCGCGGCGCGGCTCTGACGTTCGACGACGTCTCCCTCGCCACCAATTTCTCGGATATCCTCCCGAAGGACGCCGATCTCACCACTGCGCTCTCCGACTCGCTCGCTCTCCAGATCCCGATCATCTCGAGCGACATGGACACCGTGACGGAGTCGCGCATGGCCACCGCCATGGCCCTCAACGGCGGGCTCGGCATCGTCCATTACAACCTCCCGCTGCGCCAGCAGATCGACGAAGTCGCGCGGGTGAAGCACCACATCCACGGACTCATCCAAGACCCCATCACCGTGCAACCCGACTGGAAGGTCGGCGACGTGCTCGCGATGGTGGAACAAAAGAAGTACGGCTTCCGCACGTTCCCCGTCGTCGGCACCGACGGTCGCCTCGCCGGCCTGCTCACCGGTAGCGCCGTGAAGGAGGTCTACCGCGCCCGACTCGTCTCCGAAGCGATGACGCCGCGGTCGTCCCTGCGCACGGTCAACCACCGCGAGATCGTCAAGGACCCGATCCAACGCGCCGCGCAGTTCTTCTCCGAACACATCGGCATAACCAAGATGCCCGTGGTCGACGACGAGGATCACCTCCGCGGCCTCATCACGCTCTTCGACATCGAAGCGATTCTCGGCGAATCGAAGTCGGTCCGCAAAGCGAGCCGCGACAGCTCGTTCCGGCTCGTCGTCGGAGCCGCCGTCGCTCCCTTGCGCAAACCGTCCGGCGAACTCGATCGCGACCGCATCATCGCCCACGTCGGCGCGCTCGTCGACGAAGCGGTCGACGCCGTCGCCGTATCCACCGCGCACGGACACACCGCCGGAGTCGGCGACATGGTGCGGATGATCCGAGACGCGTTTCCCAACCTCACGTTGATCGCGGGCAACGTCACCAGCGGCGACGCCGTCGCCTACCTCGCGCAATGCGGCGCCAACGCCGTCAAGGTCGGCCAAGGGCCCGGCTCGATCTGCACCACGCGCATCGTCGCCGGCGTCGGCGTGCCGCAGCTCACCGCCCTCTTCACCGCCTCGCGCGTCGCCGCGAAGACCGGCGCGCGCATCATCGCCGACGGCGGCATCACGAAGTCCGGCGACATCGTCAAAGCCCTCACCATGGCCGACGCCGTCATCCTCGGCGGCATGCTCGCCGGTTGCCGTGAAGCTCCCGGCGAGATCATGGAGATCCGCGGAAAACTGTACAAGCAGTACCGCGGCATGGGTAGCGTCTCCGCCATGAAGGCGGGCTCGGCCTCCCGCTACGGTCAGGACAAGACCGACACCACGCGCAAGCTCACCGCCGAAGGCATCGAGGCACTCAAGGAAGTTTCCGGCTCCGTCGACAACGTCCTCGCCGATCTCGTCGGCGGTCTCCAGTCCGGCATGGGTTACCTCGGCGCACGCCGACTCGCGGAGTTGCGCGCGAAAGCGCGTTTCGTCCGCGTGACGCACGCCGGCATGCGCGAGGCCGCCCCGCACGACGTGATCGAGGTCTCCACACGCAAGGACGACTGA
- the ugpC gene encoding sn-glycerol-3-phosphate ABC transporter ATP-binding protein UgpC translates to MATVVLENLVKVYAEKKGPGFRAVNGINLEIKDREFMVLVGPSGCGKSTTLRMIAGLEEVSSGTISIDGRVVNDVLPKDRDIAMVFQNYALYPHMSVYDNMAFGLKLRKFPKTQIDERVREAAAMLGLESLLDRKPKALSGGQRQRVAVGRAIVRKPKVFLFDEPLSNLDAKMRVSMRTEIAKLHSRLEATMIYVTHDQVEAMTMGDRICVMKDGDIMQVDQPLRLYNQPSNQFTAAFIGSPPMNFLRGTLTRDRGRLAFRETNSKRPPVVVELDERLSRIGAPFAEKDVLFGIRPEDVQDTLVEGAATGRPTIEVPVEVAEPMGAETLLYVDTGAHSLIARVRPTDHYDAGARVRLALDLDKVHLFDAATERCLN, encoded by the coding sequence ATGGCCACTGTCGTCCTCGAGAACCTCGTCAAAGTCTACGCCGAGAAGAAAGGCCCCGGCTTCCGCGCCGTGAACGGCATCAACCTCGAGATCAAGGACCGCGAGTTCATGGTGCTCGTCGGCCCCTCCGGTTGCGGCAAGTCCACGACACTGCGCATGATCGCCGGACTCGAGGAAGTTTCCTCCGGCACGATCTCGATCGACGGACGCGTGGTGAACGACGTGCTCCCCAAGGACCGCGACATCGCCATGGTCTTCCAAAACTACGCGCTCTACCCCCACATGAGCGTGTACGACAACATGGCCTTCGGCCTGAAGCTGCGCAAATTCCCCAAGACCCAGATCGACGAACGCGTCCGCGAAGCCGCCGCCATGCTGGGCTTGGAGTCGTTGCTCGATCGCAAACCCAAGGCTCTCTCCGGCGGTCAACGCCAGCGCGTGGCCGTCGGTCGCGCCATCGTCCGCAAGCCCAAGGTGTTCCTCTTCGACGAACCCCTCTCCAACCTCGACGCCAAGATGCGCGTATCGATGCGCACCGAGATCGCCAAACTCCACTCTCGCCTCGAGGCCACGATGATCTACGTCACCCACGATCAGGTGGAAGCGATGACGATGGGCGACCGCATCTGCGTGATGAAGGACGGCGACATCATGCAGGTCGACCAGCCCCTGCGGCTCTACAACCAGCCTTCGAATCAGTTCACCGCCGCCTTCATCGGGTCTCCGCCCATGAATTTCTTGCGCGGCACCCTCACTCGCGACCGAGGTCGGCTCGCGTTTCGCGAAACCAACTCCAAGCGCCCGCCCGTCGTCGTCGAACTCGACGAACGTCTCTCGCGGATCGGCGCACCCTTCGCCGAAAAGGACGTCCTCTTCGGCATCCGTCCCGAAGACGTCCAAGACACGCTCGTCGAAGGTGCCGCGACCGGACGCCCCACGATCGAAGTGCCCGTCGAAGTCGCCGAACCCATGGGCGCGGAGACGCTGCTTTACGTCGACACCGGGGCTCATTCGCTCATCGCTCGCGTCCGTCCCACCGACCACTACGACGCCGGCGCGCGCGTCCGTCTCGCCCTCGATCTCGACAAGGTCCACCTCTTCGACGCCGCGACCGAGCGTTGCCTGAACTGA
- a CDS encoding lipid A deacylase LpxR family protein, which yields MQAAHLRLVAGAREGILHGMTKSRWISFLAGCAAVVGGALATEEPEIETVEKLRFGSVSFHSENDKYFAGTDRNYTNGFKLSFLSRDLLEGWRDTRVPGPVGFLGRQADRLLDARAEAKIGLSLGQHIYTPTDTAATEYIPDDRPYAAWLFFGAAFHNYRPAGASGSGARLDVFEINLGVVGPSALGRQVQNGFHEIIDVAPAEGWDNQIGDEPGLNLIYERKWRFSSEGPRDRWGLDLIPHGGVSLGNVFTYANAGVTVRAGWALPTDFGPSLIRPSGDSNPGLVPRARWSWFVFLSGEGRAVARDITLDGNTFRDSPSIDKEWFVYDLMVGVGVGLRRAQLTYTQVRRSKEFEGQEEPQDFGSLAVSFFF from the coding sequence ATGCAGGCGGCTCACTTGCGCCTCGTCGCGGGCGCGCGGGAGGGCATCTTGCACGGCATGACGAAGTCGCGTTGGATATCGTTCCTAGCCGGGTGTGCCGCCGTCGTGGGCGGAGCCTTGGCAACGGAGGAACCAGAGATCGAGACGGTGGAGAAGCTGCGGTTCGGCTCGGTCAGCTTCCACTCGGAAAACGACAAGTACTTCGCGGGCACCGATCGGAACTACACCAACGGGTTCAAATTGTCCTTTCTCAGTCGGGACCTGCTCGAGGGGTGGAGAGACACGCGAGTGCCGGGGCCGGTGGGATTTCTCGGTCGGCAAGCAGATCGCCTGCTCGATGCGCGCGCAGAGGCGAAGATCGGCTTGAGTCTGGGGCAGCACATCTACACGCCGACGGATACCGCGGCGACCGAGTACATCCCGGACGATCGGCCGTACGCGGCGTGGTTGTTCTTCGGGGCGGCGTTTCACAATTACCGACCTGCGGGCGCGAGCGGGAGCGGGGCGCGGCTGGACGTTTTCGAGATCAATCTCGGCGTCGTGGGCCCGTCGGCATTGGGACGACAGGTGCAGAACGGGTTTCACGAGATCATCGACGTCGCGCCGGCCGAGGGGTGGGACAACCAGATCGGCGACGAGCCGGGGTTGAACCTGATTTACGAGCGCAAGTGGCGGTTTTCGTCCGAGGGGCCGCGCGATCGTTGGGGTTTGGACCTGATCCCGCACGGGGGCGTATCGCTGGGCAACGTCTTCACCTACGCGAACGCGGGCGTGACGGTGCGAGCGGGGTGGGCGCTGCCGACGGATTTCGGGCCGAGCTTGATCCGGCCGAGCGGCGATTCGAATCCGGGCCTCGTGCCGCGTGCGCGATGGTCGTGGTTCGTGTTCCTGTCGGGAGAAGGTCGTGCCGTGGCGCGGGACATCACCTTGGACGGAAACACCTTTCGCGACAGCCCTTCGATCGACAAGGAGTGGTTCGTGTACGACTTGATGGTCGGGGTCGGAGTGGGTCTGCGTCGTGCACAGCTGACTTACACCCAAGTGCGACGCTCGAAGGAGTTCGAGGGGCAGGAAGAGCCGCAGGACTTCGGTTCGCTCGCGGTGTCGTTCTTCTTCTGA
- a CDS encoding endonuclease/exonuclease/phosphatase family protein gives MPRYLTLVALAAAFSSLTASTASTTRELGLMTFNIRLDLASDGPDAWPNRKDFVTDVIDGARVEIVGLQEALQHQLDHVVSTLPRFASAGEARGGAGKDEYSAVLYDAEGLQLLESRTFWLSDTPDVPSTSWGNRHLRICTWVRLRDRETGTCLHVFNTHLDHESENARVRGVRLILERVREWSRGEPVVLMGDFNASASSDPVRLVVAGGDEPRLRDAFRILHPDTPEPGTFNAFVGRDDGRMIDFVFVSAGVEVLAAEIVRTQRDGRFPSDHFPVTARIRLP, from the coding sequence ATGCCACGCTACCTCACCCTCGTCGCACTCGCCGCCGCGTTCTCGTCGCTCACCGCCTCAACCGCTTCCACGACTCGCGAACTCGGTCTGATGACGTTCAACATCCGCCTCGACCTCGCGTCCGACGGCCCCGACGCATGGCCCAACCGGAAGGACTTCGTCACCGACGTGATCGACGGCGCCCGCGTCGAAATCGTCGGCCTGCAGGAAGCGCTCCAACATCAGCTCGACCACGTCGTCTCCACGCTGCCTCGCTTCGCCTCCGCCGGCGAAGCTCGCGGAGGTGCCGGCAAGGACGAGTACTCCGCCGTACTCTACGATGCGGAAGGGCTGCAACTGCTCGAATCTCGCACGTTCTGGCTCTCGGACACGCCCGACGTCCCGTCGACCTCTTGGGGCAACCGGCACCTGCGCATCTGCACGTGGGTACGCCTGCGCGACCGCGAAACCGGCACGTGTCTCCACGTTTTCAATACGCACCTCGACCACGAGTCCGAGAACGCCCGCGTCCGCGGCGTGCGCCTGATCCTCGAGCGCGTGCGCGAGTGGTCGCGCGGCGAGCCCGTCGTGCTCATGGGCGATTTCAACGCCTCCGCGTCCTCCGATCCCGTCCGGCTCGTCGTCGCCGGTGGCGACGAGCCCCGCCTGCGCGACGCGTTCCGTATCCTCCATCCGGATACGCCGGAACCGGGCACGTTCAACGCCTTCGTCGGTCGCGACGACGGACGCATGATCGACTTCGTCTTCGTCTCCGCCGGCGTCGAAGTGCTCGCCGCGGAGATCGTGCGCACGCAACGCGACGGTCGGTTTCCGTCCGACCACTTTCCGGTCACGGCGCGCATCCGCCTGCCCTGA
- a CDS encoding S9 family peptidase — protein sequence MRFGHSIVVAAVALAAAVSAPAAERIVRGELRLQNIPVIPAEVSERTSRYEHVRSASLLSWHPKGEGMLIATRFAETTQVHRVARPGGARKQITFFDEPVASASYAPDTRFDGFLFARDAGGGEFHQIYWQETGGGPARLLTDGKSVNRSARWSNAGDRFAYVSTRRNGRDFDLYVADLASGGESRLLLERQGSWSPGDWSPDDRRLIVSRYVSVTESQIEILDLETGELVPFNRPAEGADSIAYRSIAWAADGRGLFVVSDEGGEFHGLRHWDLDTGRQVVLTPDIPWDVEGFTMSRDRSRLAFVVNEGGRSALYLMDASTREMRAVDGIPLGVIGSLSFSYDGERLGFSISTPRTSGDVYALVLASGEIERWTESEIGGLDASTFVEPELVAYPTFDDERPGVRRKIPAWVYRPDARARGSRAPVLISIHGGPESQSRPSFSSAYQLYVLELGMAVIVPNVRGSTGYGKTYVGLDNGFLREDSVRDIGALLDWIAQQPDLDPERVVVMGGSYGGYMTLASMVHYADRLAGGIDIVGISNFLTFLANTQDYRRDLRRVEYGDERDPEMRAFLERISPANHVERMTKPMLIVQGYNDPRVPVSESEQMVEALQARGAEPWYLLAMNEGHGFRRKENVDAMRDIVYLFLQRVTAR from the coding sequence ATGCGTTTTGGACATTCGATCGTCGTCGCCGCGGTCGCTCTCGCGGCTGCGGTATCTGCGCCCGCAGCGGAGCGGATCGTGCGGGGGGAGCTGCGTTTGCAGAACATCCCGGTAATCCCGGCCGAGGTTTCGGAACGGACGAGCCGTTACGAGCACGTCCGCTCGGCTTCCTTGCTTTCGTGGCATCCGAAAGGAGAAGGCATGCTCATCGCGACCCGATTCGCGGAGACCACCCAGGTGCACCGCGTCGCAAGACCCGGCGGGGCTCGCAAGCAGATCACCTTCTTCGACGAGCCGGTGGCTTCCGCCTCGTATGCGCCCGACACGCGCTTCGACGGGTTCTTGTTCGCGCGCGACGCGGGAGGCGGCGAGTTTCATCAAATCTATTGGCAGGAGACGGGCGGTGGCCCGGCGAGGCTGTTGACCGACGGCAAGTCCGTGAATCGAAGTGCGCGTTGGTCCAACGCGGGCGACCGTTTCGCCTACGTGAGCACGCGACGCAACGGTCGCGACTTCGACCTCTACGTCGCGGATCTCGCGTCCGGCGGCGAATCGCGACTCCTGCTGGAGCGACAGGGGTCGTGGTCTCCGGGCGATTGGTCGCCGGACGATCGACGGTTGATCGTCTCGCGTTACGTCTCGGTGACGGAATCGCAGATCGAGATCCTCGATCTCGAAACGGGCGAACTCGTGCCGTTCAACCGACCAGCCGAAGGGGCGGACAGCATCGCCTACCGCTCGATCGCGTGGGCGGCGGACGGGCGGGGACTGTTCGTCGTTTCCGACGAGGGCGGGGAGTTTCATGGGCTGCGTCATTGGGATCTGGATACGGGCAGGCAGGTGGTGTTGACGCCCGACATCCCGTGGGACGTGGAGGGTTTCACCATGAGCCGCGACCGATCGCGGCTGGCATTCGTCGTGAACGAAGGCGGGCGGTCGGCGCTTTACTTGATGGATGCGTCGACGCGCGAGATGCGCGCGGTCGACGGCATCCCGCTGGGGGTGATCGGTTCGTTGTCGTTTTCGTACGACGGGGAGCGGCTCGGGTTTTCGATCAGCACGCCGCGCACCTCGGGCGACGTCTACGCACTCGTGCTCGCCTCGGGCGAGATCGAGCGATGGACCGAGAGCGAGATCGGCGGGCTCGACGCCTCGACCTTCGTGGAACCGGAACTGGTGGCGTATCCGACTTTCGACGACGAGCGACCCGGCGTGCGGCGAAAGATCCCCGCGTGGGTCTACCGTCCGGACGCGCGAGCGAGGGGCTCGCGGGCACCGGTGTTGATCTCCATCCACGGCGGACCCGAGAGCCAGTCGCGACCGTCCTTCTCGAGCGCGTATCAACTCTACGTGCTCGAACTCGGCATGGCCGTGATCGTGCCCAACGTGCGTGGGTCGACCGGGTACGGAAAGACCTACGTGGGCCTCGACAACGGTTTCCTACGCGAGGACTCCGTGCGCGACATCGGTGCCTTGCTCGATTGGATCGCGCAGCAGCCGGATCTCGATCCCGAGCGTGTGGTGGTGATGGGCGGCAGCTACGGCGGGTACATGACTCTGGCGAGCATGGTGCACTACGCCGATCGGCTCGCGGGTGGCATCGACATCGTCGGCATCAGCAACTTCCTCACCTTCCTCGCCAATACCCAGGACTACCGGCGCGATCTACGCCGCGTGGAGTACGGCGACGAACGCGATCCGGAGATGCGCGCCTTCTTGGAGCGGATCTCGCCGGCCAATCACGTGGAGCGGATGACCAAGCCGATGCTGATCGTGCAGGGTTACAACGATCCGCGTGTGCCGGTTTCCGAATCCGAGCAGATGGTCGAGGCGTTGCAGGCGCGTGGCGCGGAGCCTTGGTATCTGCTGGCGATGAACGAAGGGCACGGCTTCCGCCGCAAGGAGAACGTCGATGCGATGCGCGACATCGTGTATCTCTTCCTCCAACGCGTGACGGCTCGCTGA
- the rpsO gene encoding 30S ribosomal protein S15 produces the protein MSDIINKQEVITQYKAHEKDTGSCEVQVALLSARISHLTDHLRVHRKDFHSRRGLLALASRRRKLLDYLKRNDLARYNELVQRLGLRR, from the coding sequence ATGTCAGACATCATCAACAAGCAGGAAGTCATCACTCAGTACAAGGCGCACGAGAAGGACACCGGATCGTGCGAAGTTCAGGTCGCGCTGCTCTCGGCGCGTATCAGCCACCTCACCGACCACCTCCGGGTGCACCGGAAGGATTTCCACTCCCGTCGCGGTCTGCTCGCTCTCGCGAGCCGGCGTCGCAAGCTGCTCGACTACTTGAAGCGCAACGACCTCGCCCGCTACAACGAACTGGTGCAGCGCCTCGGCCTGCGTCGGTGA
- the pnp gene encoding polyribonucleotide nucleotidyltransferase codes for MNQKTTVTTSQHGIKFSTGTLAGLANGSVTVQLGETIVFVATAAASTIREGQDFFPLTVDYREKFSAAGRFPGGYFKREGRPTEKEILTSRLCDRPCRPLFPKGFLNEVQVIGMLLATDLANEPDVLMVNGASAALAISDIPWNGPIGCVRVGQIDGQFVANPTIEQMYSSNLDLIYVGTETEMLMIEGSGDQIPEARFLEALEFGQQAIQPIISAIKELAAQHGKPKKEFALVKCDEKVFAIVDRVARARVTEAVKAKSKQERQAGIATVTDEAKAAVLAELGEGNFNPNHIKMAFEELQEDAYRGLILNQGYRSGGRPTNALRELSCSVGVLPRVHGSAIFQRGETQALVTATLGSNSESQDLDGLTGGPKSKSFVLHYNFPPYSVGETGRYGGTGRREIGHGALAERSLLPVVPTEEDFPYCIRIVSDIMSSNGSTSMASICGGCLSLMDAGVPIIAPVAGISVGLVSERDASGAMSKYVTLTDILGEEDHFGDMDFKIAGTAEGITGFQLDLKINGLPFEIVRKAVAESREARLQILAAMTATIGEPRKELSQHAPRIETVQIDPEKIGALIGPGGKNIRRIVEITGAQIDIDESNNGKVYVYTSNMDAMRRAVAEVTAVGGKIEEGKIYRGVVRGIKEFGCFVEVLPGQEGLVHISELADFRVRRTEDVCKMGDEMVVKCVGIDEKGRVRLSRKAALAELEAKEKGQAAPAAETPAAD; via the coding sequence ATGAATCAAAAAACCACAGTCACGACATCCCAACACGGGATCAAGTTCTCCACCGGCACACTCGCCGGTCTGGCCAACGGCTCCGTCACGGTCCAACTCGGCGAGACCATTGTCTTCGTCGCCACCGCCGCAGCCTCCACCATCCGCGAAGGTCAGGACTTCTTCCCCCTCACGGTCGATTACCGCGAGAAGTTCTCTGCCGCCGGCCGTTTTCCAGGCGGCTACTTCAAACGCGAAGGTCGTCCCACCGAGAAGGAGATCCTCACCTCCCGCCTCTGCGACCGCCCCTGCCGTCCGCTCTTCCCCAAGGGCTTCCTCAACGAGGTCCAAGTGATCGGCATGCTCCTCGCCACCGACCTCGCCAACGAGCCCGACGTCCTCATGGTCAACGGTGCCTCGGCCGCCCTCGCCATCTCGGACATTCCGTGGAACGGCCCCATCGGCTGCGTCCGCGTCGGCCAGATCGACGGACAGTTCGTCGCCAACCCGACGATCGAGCAGATGTACTCCTCCAACCTCGACCTGATCTACGTCGGCACCGAGACCGAGATGCTCATGATCGAAGGCAGCGGCGACCAGATCCCCGAAGCCCGTTTCCTCGAAGCCCTCGAGTTCGGTCAGCAGGCCATCCAGCCGATCATCTCCGCGATCAAGGAGCTCGCCGCCCAACACGGGAAACCGAAGAAGGAATTCGCCCTCGTGAAGTGCGACGAGAAGGTCTTCGCCATCGTCGACCGCGTCGCCCGCGCCCGTGTGACCGAAGCCGTGAAGGCCAAGAGCAAGCAGGAGCGCCAAGCCGGCATCGCCACCGTGACGGACGAGGCCAAGGCCGCCGTTCTCGCCGAGTTGGGTGAAGGCAACTTCAACCCCAACCACATCAAGATGGCATTCGAGGAACTCCAAGAGGACGCCTACCGCGGCCTCATCCTCAACCAAGGCTATCGCTCCGGCGGTCGTCCCACCAACGCCCTGCGTGAACTCTCCTGCTCGGTCGGCGTGCTCCCGCGCGTCCACGGCTCCGCCATCTTTCAGCGCGGCGAAACCCAAGCCCTCGTCACCGCCACGCTCGGCTCCAACTCCGAGTCGCAGGACCTCGACGGCCTCACGGGCGGCCCGAAGAGCAAGTCGTTCGTCCTTCACTACAACTTCCCGCCTTACTCCGTCGGCGAGACCGGCCGTTACGGCGGCACCGGTCGTCGCGAGATCGGCCACGGAGCACTCGCGGAGCGTTCGCTCCTTCCGGTCGTCCCCACAGAGGAAGACTTCCCCTACTGCATCCGCATCGTCTCGGACATCATGAGCTCCAACGGCTCCACGTCGATGGCCTCGATCTGCGGCGGTTGCCTCTCCCTCATGGACGCGGGCGTGCCGATCATCGCACCCGTCGCCGGCATCTCCGTCGGCCTCGTCTCCGAGCGCGACGCTTCCGGTGCCATGTCGAAGTACGTCACCCTCACCGACATCCTCGGCGAGGAAGACCACTTCGGCGACATGGACTTCAAGATCGCCGGCACCGCCGAAGGCATCACCGGATTCCAGCTCGACCTCAAGATCAACGGTCTGCCCTTCGAGATCGTCCGCAAGGCCGTCGCCGAATCCCGCGAAGCTCGCTTGCAGATCCTCGCCGCCATGACCGCCACGATCGGCGAGCCGCGCAAGGAACTCAGCCAGCACGCGCCCCGTATCGAGACCGTCCAGATCGATCCCGAAAAGATCGGCGCACTCATCGGTCCGGGCGGAAAGAACATCCGCCGCATCGTCGAGATCACCGGCGCGCAGATCGACATCGACGAGAGCAACAACGGCAAGGTCTACGTCTACACGAGCAACATGGACGCGATGCGCCGCGCCGTGGCCGAGGTCACCGCCGTCGGTGGCAAGATCGAGGAAGGCAAGATCTACCGGGGTGTCGTCCGCGGCATCAAGGAGTTCGGCTGCTTCGTCGAAGTCCTGCCCGGCCAAGAAGGTCTCGTCCACATCTCCGAACTGGCCGACTTCCGCGTGCGTCGCACCGAAGACGTCTGCAAGATGGGCGACGAGATGGTGGTGAAGTGCGTCGGCATCGACGAGAAGGGCCGCGTGCGTCTCAGCCGCAAGGCCGCTCTCGCCGAACTCGAAGCCAAGGAGAAGGGTCAGGCCGCTCCCGCCGCGGAAACGCCGGCAGCCGACTGA
- a CDS encoding ABC transporter ATP-binding protein, with protein MIEARELTRVFRTYRKRPGFWGGVTGLFHREYEEVAAAKDISFSIREGEFVGFLGPNGAGKTTTLKMLSGLIHPTSGEVTVAGFVPKERRNEYRRIFALVLGQKNQLWWDLPASESFNLLRHIYAIPKRDFTSRLDELATLLDVTAKLHVMVRELSLGERMKMELIAALLHGPRVLFLDEPTIGLDVVSQRAVRSFLRDYNRRHRTTILLTSHYMADIKELCERVVVIHKGSKIYDGGLARLDAGPARKIVRFRPVDGHWPSTWQPPGRVIEQSTDSIALEVDAARVVAVCQDILNTGGVADFTVEDVPLEDVIHRLFSDA; from the coding sequence GTGATCGAAGCGCGCGAACTCACCCGGGTGTTCCGCACCTACCGCAAGCGCCCCGGCTTCTGGGGCGGCGTGACCGGCCTCTTCCACCGCGAATACGAGGAAGTCGCCGCCGCCAAGGACATCTCCTTCTCGATCCGCGAAGGCGAGTTCGTCGGCTTCCTCGGCCCCAACGGCGCAGGCAAAACGACGACGCTCAAGATGCTCTCCGGCCTCATCCACCCCACCTCGGGCGAGGTCACGGTCGCGGGCTTCGTCCCCAAGGAACGCCGCAACGAATACCGCCGCATCTTCGCCCTCGTCCTCGGACAGAAAAACCAGCTTTGGTGGGACCTCCCCGCCTCGGAATCGTTCAACCTCCTCCGCCACATCTACGCGATCCCCAAGCGGGACTTCACGTCGCGCCTCGACGAACTCGCGACGTTGCTCGACGTCACCGCCAAGCTCCACGTCATGGTCCGCGAGCTCTCGCTCGGCGAACGCATGAAGATGGAACTCATCGCCGCCCTCCTCCACGGCCCACGCGTCCTCTTCCTCGACGAACCGACAATCGGCCTCGACGTCGTCAGCCAGCGCGCGGTGCGCTCGTTTCTGCGCGACTACAACCGCCGACACCGCACCACCATCCTCCTCACCAGCCACTACATGGCCGACATCAAGGAGCTGTGCGAACGCGTCGTCGTCATCCACAAGGGCTCGAAGATCTACGACGGTGGCCTCGCTCGCCTCGACGCCGGACCGGCCCGCAAGATCGTCCGCTTTCGCCCGGTCGACGGACACTGGCCCTCCACTTGGCAGCCGCCGGGACGCGTGATCGAGCAGTCCACCGACTCCATCGCCCTCGAGGTCGACGCCGCACGCGTCGTCGCCGTCTGTCAGGACATTCTGAATACAGGCGGCGTCGCCGACTTCACCGTCGAAGACGTCCCCCTCGAAGACGTGATCCACCGACTCTTCAGCGACGCCTGA